Proteins found in one Phoenix dactylifera cultivar Barhee BC4 unplaced genomic scaffold, palm_55x_up_171113_PBpolish2nd_filt_p 000388F, whole genome shotgun sequence genomic segment:
- the LOC103703856 gene encoding eukaryotic translation initiation factor 4B3-like: protein MGTVSAWAKPGTWALDAEEHEAATEPRKEDKGYDSSDSASASASHHHHQPSADFPSLDAASKISKKKKSQRLSLAEFTTGSAVTHGAGRLRTSSSSKGLTTDDPLVLPRAPRERSAEDLERYSSRGFGYSSYGGGVGGRGRISGDDSNSRWGSSRVSDEPRRGVYGGEGSGSNRDLGPSRADEIDDWGAAKKSAAPERRDRGGVFFDSHSRADESDSWISSKSAARPSDGRRTNGGGFDGPRERRGGFDKFNREGSNGGPDLDTWAKKREEASSGGRPRLVLQPRSLPLANGRNEELSRGEQPKGPTEKSKGSNPFGGARPREEVLAEKGQDWKNIDEKLEAMKIQEAPPERPSFGKMGNGAGSLPEDRTERSWRKADTIDATPLPRTEKDEMLPEN, encoded by the exons ATGGGAACGGTTTCGGCATGGGCGAAACCCGGCACATGGGCCTTGGACGCCGAGGAGCACGAGGCCGCCACGGAGCCCCGGAAAGAAGACAAGGGCTACGACTCCTCCgactccgcctccgcctccgcctcccaCCACCATCACCAGCCTTCCGCAGACTTTCCCTCCCTCGACGCCGCCTCCAAGATCTCCAAGAAGAAGAAGTCCCAGCGCCTCTCCCTCGCCGAGTTCACCACCGGCAGCGCCGTCACCCATGGCGCCGGTCGCCTCcggacctcctcctcctccaagggCCTTACCACCGACGATCCCCTCGTCCTCCCCAGGGCCCCGCGCGAGCGCTCCGCTGAGGATCTCGAGCGCTACTCCTCCCGCGGCTTCGGCTACTCGTCCTACGGCGGTGGCGTGGGCGGCCGCGGCCGGATCTCTGGCGACGACTCCAATTCCCGCTGGGGCTCCTCTAGGGTTTCGGACGAGCCGAGGAGGGGCGTCTATGGGGGAGAAGGTTCTGGATCTAATAGGGATCTTGGCCCTTCTCGTGCCGACGAGATAGATGATTGGGGCGCGGCCAAGAAATcggcggcgccggagaggagggacaGGGGAGGGGTGTTTTTCGATTCCCATTCACGGGCCGACGAGTCGGATAGCTGGATCTCCAGCAAGAGCGCTGCACGGCCTTCCGATGGAAGGAGGACGAACGGAGGGGGTTTCGACGGTCCTAGAGAGAGGAGGGGTGGGTTTGATAAGTTCAACAGGGAGGGATCGAACGGCGGGCCGGATTTGGATACGTGGGCGAAGAAAAGGGAGGAAGCGAGCAGCGGCGGGAGGCCGAGGCTCGTGTTGCAGCCCCGGTCGTTGCCGTTGGCCAACGGGAGAAACGAGGAGCTAAGCCGTGGAGAGCAGCCAAAGGGGCCTACTGAGAAGAGCAAGGGATCGAATCCTTTTGGAGGCGCCCGTCCACGGGAGGAGGTGCTGGCGGAAAAGGGGCAGGATTGGAAGAACATTGATGAGAAGCTGGAGGCTATGAAAATCCAGGAGGCACCACCTGAAAGGCCGTCATTTGGGAAGATGGGGAACGGAGCTGGTAGCTTGCCGGAGGATCGCACGGAAAGGAGTTGGAGGAAGGCAGATACAATTGATGCTACTCCTCTGCCAAG GACAGAGAAAGATGAAATGTTACCAGAAAACTAA
- the LOC120105875 gene encoding peptidyl-prolyl cis-trans isomerase-like, with protein sequence MASNPMVYLDVTINGVPAGRIVIELFADVTPKTAENFRALCTGEKGLGRSGKPLHYKGCPFHRVIPGFVSQGGDFTAGNGTGGESIYGGKFADENFVKKHTGPGVVSMANSGPNTNGSQFFICTTKTPWLDGRHVVFGHVVDGMDVVRAMEEVGSQGGRTSEPVAIADCGQLS encoded by the coding sequence ATGGCTTCTAACCCGATGGTGTACCTCGACGTAACGATCAACGGGGTCCCGGCGGGGAGGATCGTGATCGAGCTGTTCGCCGACGTGACGCCGAAGACGGCGGAGAACTTCCGGGCGCTGTGCACTGGGGAGAAGGGGCTCGGGCGGTCGGGGAAGCCGCTCCACTACAAGGGGTGCCCCTTCCACCGGGTGATCCCGGGGTTCGTGTCTCAGGGCGGTGACTTCACCGCGGGCAACGGGACCGGGGGGGAGTCCATCTACGGGGGCAAGTTCGCGGACGAGAACTTCGTGAAGAAGCACACGGGGCCCGGGGTGGTGTCCATGGCCAACTCCGGGCCCAACACCAACGGCTCCCAGTTCTTCATCTGCACCACCAAGACCCCCTGGCTCGACGGAAGGCACGTCGTCTTCGGCCATGTCGTCGACGGGATGGACGTCGTCAGAGCCATGGAGGAGGTGGGCTCTCAGGGGGGCAGGACCTCCGAGCCCGTCGCCATCGCCGACTGCGGCCAGCTCTCTTAG